One Novipirellula artificiosorum DNA segment encodes these proteins:
- a CDS encoding alpha/beta hydrolase, whose translation MNDLEGEGGKAEFSSAIQAAVPMGAQTDFLSARTREISAIEARGTIWRQFLGGSFDDQPETYRLASPLAHLDNADPPCWFISGETDDPSTRADAFRRRLNELGIESGLTIIEDAPHPFLGKQIWFDEMLNAADAFFQSTLKSPIHLKSENE comes from the coding sequence GTGAACGATCTGGAAGGCGAAGGAGGCAAAGCGGAATTCAGCAGTGCCATTCAAGCAGCCGTGCCGATGGGAGCTCAAACCGACTTCCTTTCTGCCCGCACACGCGAGATTTCTGCGATCGAGGCTCGCGGAACGATCTGGAGGCAGTTTCTCGGCGGTTCCTTCGACGACCAGCCCGAGACGTATCGCCTCGCCTCGCCGCTTGCTCATCTCGATAATGCAGACCCACCGTGTTGGTTCATCAGCGGCGAAACCGACGACCCCAGCACGCGCGCTGATGCCTTCCGACGACGTCTGAACGAGCTGGGCATCGAGTCAGGACTCACCATTATCGAGGACGCCCCGCATCCATTCCTCGGCAAGCAAATTTGGTTTGACGAGATGCTCAACGCCGCCGACGCCTTCTTTCAATCGACACTAAAATCCCCCATTCATCTCAAATCAGAGAACGAATAA
- a CDS encoding sulfatase family protein, with amino-acid sequence MKSHSDVAKVDKASGVAKTPKFLVSLAMLLVILSFVSTSVAAECPNIVIILADDLGYGSLNSYGANESHLRTPNIDRLAKEGRRFTDANTPSSVCSPTRYGLLTGRYDWRTDQKHGVINTTDPLHIDTSRATLASLLKSVGYRTAAIGKWHLGYGTTTHDFTKPLSPGPLDLGFDYHFAVPQNHGDASGVYVRNREVVGLRSDRTVPAGQSPYGRDYMGIDAPQRVDENVMDELTTDAIGWLQQQQEDTPFFLYFAPVAIHFPYTPSEKTKGQSGSGLYGDWIHELDLSVGRILDTLDRMKVSDDTLVIFTSDNGGVLINEGERPEAVAYRAGLRCNGALRGRKHSIYQGGFRVPFLARWPEHVPAATTCDETISLVDMYATIVALTEPPIPTDAKNAEDSFNVLPAMLGTSMPKPLRSSMIVHSPNGNFAIRRGPWKFIEGKPSPSLKKTPQRDELVAQLYNLEDDPGETNNVLNEHPEIAQQLAALLDKQRDSGRSR; translated from the coding sequence ATGAAATCACATTCCGATGTAGCGAAAGTCGACAAAGCTTCCGGCGTAGCCAAGACACCCAAGTTTCTGGTGAGTCTGGCTATGCTGCTCGTGATTTTGAGTTTTGTTTCAACATCCGTGGCCGCAGAGTGCCCAAACATCGTGATCATTCTTGCCGATGACCTCGGATATGGGAGTTTGAACAGTTACGGTGCGAACGAGTCACATCTTCGCACGCCGAACATCGATCGCTTGGCGAAGGAGGGAAGACGCTTCACCGATGCCAACACGCCTTCGTCCGTCTGCTCACCAACACGTTATGGCTTGCTGACCGGACGATATGATTGGCGCACGGATCAAAAGCACGGGGTCATCAACACAACCGATCCGCTGCATATCGACACCTCACGTGCGACCCTTGCTTCATTATTGAAATCGGTTGGCTATCGGACAGCGGCGATTGGCAAATGGCATCTCGGTTACGGAACGACGACACATGACTTCACGAAACCACTTAGCCCCGGGCCTTTGGACCTTGGTTTCGACTATCACTTCGCTGTACCTCAGAATCATGGCGATGCATCGGGCGTCTACGTTCGCAATCGAGAGGTTGTCGGGTTGCGCAGCGATCGAACGGTACCAGCGGGTCAATCCCCGTACGGACGCGACTACATGGGAATCGACGCTCCACAACGCGTTGATGAAAACGTCATGGACGAACTGACGACCGACGCAATTGGCTGGCTCCAGCAGCAGCAAGAGGACACGCCCTTCTTCTTGTACTTTGCTCCGGTAGCCATCCATTTTCCGTACACCCCCTCCGAAAAGACGAAAGGCCAAAGTGGCAGCGGGCTGTACGGTGATTGGATTCACGAGTTGGACCTATCGGTGGGTCGAATTCTAGACACGCTTGATCGCATGAAGGTGTCAGACGATACGCTCGTTATTTTCACCAGCGATAATGGCGGCGTGCTAATCAATGAGGGTGAGCGTCCTGAAGCGGTCGCGTATCGAGCTGGGTTGCGTTGCAACGGAGCATTACGCGGCCGCAAGCACAGCATTTATCAGGGTGGCTTTCGTGTACCCTTCCTTGCCCGCTGGCCTGAACACGTTCCAGCGGCAACGACTTGTGACGAGACGATCAGTCTCGTCGACATGTACGCGACGATTGTCGCATTGACCGAACCGCCGATCCCGACGGATGCAAAAAACGCTGAGGACAGTTTTAATGTGCTGCCAGCCATGCTTGGAACATCGATGCCGAAACCCCTTCGATCCTCGATGATTGTTCACAGCCCCAATGGCAACTTTGCGATCCGCCGTGGTCCGTGGAAGTTCATCGAGGGCAAACCAAGCCCCAGCTTGAAAAAGACGCCACAGCGAGACGAACTCGTGGCCCAACTCTATAACCTTGAAGATGACCCCGGTGAAACAAACAACGTTCTCAACGAACACCCCGAGATCGCACAGCAGTTGGCCGCTTTGCTCGACAAGCAGCGAGATAGTGGTCGGTCGCGATAA
- a CDS encoding sulfatase produces MTLRLFALLLLVALCPLRIDAADRPNVLFLVCDDLNTHVSTSGYPHIITPAFDGLAADGMTFRRAYCQYPVCGPSRASFLHGLYPQSTGILDNSSDILQVRPGTVSMPQRFKESGYWTGAVGKVFHNEKIDPGEVAWDQMLRFENDEMPMVTPIREKFEAEHGSIEAGKSRKLWREFYPTIAPQTRGQQPGYGPTGLKDEQHKDGKNARQISEWLANKANGDKPFFMACGIQKPHVPFLAPDKYFALYPKADLQFTPASLEFWKTVPKIAQTNRYQGFGFEFGIENDALRREYMQAYHACISFIDAQIGVVLHALKQSGHWDDTIVVLTSDHGYLLGEKFMWGKVMLFEQCDRVPLVIRVPKSVEHFATTPGSTSEGLVELVDLFPTLAELCDVTPPSELQGRSLTAMLRDPSASGKEVVYTVVTRGKSLGKAIRTQRYRYTLWPTGEELYDLSEDPHEQTNLAVLPEHATTLGAMRINLANAEARAVARKRS; encoded by the coding sequence ATGACGCTACGTCTCTTTGCTTTACTACTGTTGGTCGCACTATGCCCCTTGCGGATCGATGCCGCTGATCGCCCCAACGTTCTGTTCCTTGTTTGCGATGACTTGAACACGCACGTTTCGACATCCGGTTATCCACACATCATCACACCCGCCTTCGATGGACTGGCCGCAGATGGCATGACCTTTCGCCGAGCGTATTGCCAATACCCGGTATGCGGTCCCTCCAGAGCTTCGTTCCTGCACGGACTGTATCCGCAATCGACTGGCATTCTTGACAATTCATCCGATATTCTGCAGGTGCGTCCGGGCACCGTCTCGATGCCACAGCGGTTCAAGGAATCAGGCTATTGGACAGGAGCCGTTGGCAAAGTCTTTCACAACGAAAAGATTGATCCCGGCGAAGTGGCATGGGATCAGATGCTGCGTTTCGAGAATGACGAGATGCCGATGGTGACTCCGATTCGCGAAAAGTTTGAAGCGGAACACGGATCGATTGAAGCGGGCAAGTCGCGGAAATTGTGGCGAGAGTTCTACCCAACCATCGCGCCGCAAACGCGTGGACAACAACCTGGCTATGGACCGACTGGCCTCAAAGACGAACAACACAAGGATGGAAAGAACGCTCGGCAGATCAGCGAATGGCTTGCAAACAAAGCGAACGGCGATAAACCGTTCTTCATGGCCTGCGGAATCCAAAAACCGCATGTTCCCTTCCTCGCACCGGACAAGTATTTCGCCCTCTACCCGAAGGCGGACTTGCAGTTCACCCCCGCGTCGCTGGAGTTTTGGAAAACGGTGCCGAAGATTGCACAGACGAATCGATACCAAGGCTTTGGATTTGAGTTCGGCATCGAAAACGATGCCCTCCGTCGCGAATACATGCAAGCTTACCACGCCTGCATCTCATTCATCGACGCGCAGATCGGTGTCGTCCTTCACGCACTCAAGCAGAGTGGTCATTGGGACGATACGATCGTCGTACTGACCTCGGACCATGGCTATTTGCTGGGCGAAAAGTTCATGTGGGGCAAAGTCATGTTGTTTGAACAATGTGACCGAGTGCCATTAGTGATTCGTGTTCCAAAGTCGGTCGAGCATTTTGCTACAACACCCGGTTCCACAAGCGAAGGTTTGGTCGAACTCGTCGACCTGTTTCCCACCCTCGCGGAACTCTGCGACGTGACTCCGCCATCGGAACTACAAGGTCGAAGCCTAACCGCGATGCTCCGTGATCCGTCAGCGAGCGGAAAGGAAGTGGTCTATACCGTCGTCACTCGAGGAAAATCTCTGGGGAAAGCGATTCGCACACAACGCTATCGGTACACGCTGTGGCCGACCGGAGAAGAGCTCTATGACTTAAGTGAAGACCCACACGAACAAACCAATCTCGCGGTCCTACCGGAGCATGCAACGACGCTCGGGGCGATGCGAATCAACCTCGCCAACGCAGAAGCGAGAGCTGTCGCGAGAAAACGATCGTAG
- a CDS encoding sulfatase-like hydrolase/transferase: MAIFSVCEAADKQPPNIVLLFIDDWAWNGSPVPMDDAMENSRMPVLQMPNVERLAREGMKFRNAYASPQCSPSRVCIQTGMSSPRSGYTVFMNDHGQEYYDEKGYKGFPVVPCISDMTIDENAVTIPEALKPLGYVSAHIGKWHMRGDPGDEGYVLHDGDTSNTPGNTLPDNAKQRLPDDLTDPKLMFSVTEKAIGFMEDQVKARQPFYLQISHYAMHEGRECLPATREKYVRHPAVQAYYEKLGTTAEEVTRKSDPAIWLGMGEDLDGRIGVVLDRIEALGIEGNTYVIMVSDNGYRHSFLPGLTQPHHGAKWWVWQGGIRVPMIVKGPGIEAGSAFDGNVINYDLLPTFVDWAGGDPESLKQIDGVSLASYMAGTVPNKDFLHRNLYFHYPHYRSGMPHSAVVSGDRKLLHFYDRPDVPMLFDLSIDMGEVHNIAETHADQHQQVYDQMMSYFEQVGARIPKPNPDYDAEVYKQAKEYDERVQWGAFEGSRHLEEDEK; encoded by the coding sequence ATGGCGATTTTTTCAGTTTGCGAAGCTGCCGACAAGCAGCCTCCCAATATCGTCCTGCTGTTCATCGACGACTGGGCGTGGAACGGTTCGCCGGTGCCAATGGACGACGCGATGGAAAACTCGCGAATGCCCGTGCTGCAGATGCCGAATGTGGAACGTCTGGCAAGGGAAGGGATGAAGTTCCGCAACGCTTATGCATCACCACAATGTTCGCCATCCCGCGTTTGCATCCAAACGGGAATGTCCTCGCCGCGCAGCGGCTACACCGTCTTCATGAACGATCATGGACAGGAGTACTACGACGAAAAGGGATACAAGGGCTTTCCCGTTGTCCCTTGTATCTCGGACATGACGATCGACGAGAACGCCGTGACCATCCCCGAAGCTTTGAAGCCGCTTGGCTACGTCAGTGCTCATATTGGCAAGTGGCATATGCGTGGTGACCCAGGCGATGAGGGCTACGTGCTGCACGACGGTGACACGAGTAACACTCCGGGCAACACGTTGCCGGACAATGCCAAACAACGACTACCCGATGATCTGACCGATCCCAAGCTAATGTTCAGCGTCACGGAGAAGGCCATTGGCTTCATGGAGGATCAGGTGAAGGCCCGCCAACCCTTTTACCTGCAAATCTCACACTATGCGATGCACGAAGGCCGTGAGTGCCTACCCGCGACTCGTGAAAAGTACGTTCGCCATCCGGCGGTCCAGGCCTATTACGAGAAGCTCGGCACGACGGCGGAAGAAGTCACTCGCAAGTCCGACCCAGCAATCTGGCTGGGCATGGGAGAAGATCTCGATGGACGAATTGGCGTGGTGCTCGACCGAATCGAAGCGTTGGGCATCGAAGGCAATACCTATGTGATCATGGTTTCCGACAACGGCTATCGGCATTCGTTCCTACCGGGCCTCACGCAGCCACATCACGGGGCGAAATGGTGGGTTTGGCAGGGCGGCATTCGTGTACCAATGATCGTGAAAGGCCCTGGCATCGAAGCGGGATCTGCATTTGATGGCAACGTCATCAATTACGACTTGCTGCCGACGTTCGTCGACTGGGCGGGTGGCGATCCGGAATCCCTGAAGCAAATCGACGGTGTCAGCCTCGCAAGCTACATGGCGGGTACAGTACCAAACAAGGACTTTCTCCATCGCAATCTCTACTTCCACTATCCTCACTATCGGTCGGGCATGCCGCATTCTGCCGTGGTCTCTGGCGATCGAAAATTGTTGCATTTTTATGATCGCCCCGACGTCCCGATGCTGTTCGACTTGTCAATTGACATGGGTGAAGTCCATAACATTGCAGAGACGCACGCTGACCAGCACCAGCAGGTTTACGACCAGATGATGAGCTACTTTGAACAGGTCGGTGCACGCATTCCCAAGCCAAATCCCGACTACGATGCTGAAGTCTACAAGCAAGCCAAAGAGTACGACGAACGCGTCCAGTGGGGAGCCTTCGAAGGTAGCAGACATCTGGAAGAGGACGAGAAATAG